The Acinonyx jubatus isolate Ajub_Pintada_27869175 chromosome D1, VMU_Ajub_asm_v1.0, whole genome shotgun sequence genome includes a window with the following:
- the B4GAT1 gene encoding beta-1,4-glucuronyltransferase 1 yields the protein MQMSYAIRCAFYQLLLAALMLVAMLQLLYLSLLSGLHGQEEQDQYFEFFPPSPRSVDQVKAQLRTALASGGVLDASGDYRVYRGLLKTTMDPNDVILATHASVDNLLHLSGLLERWEGPLSVSVFAATKEEAQLATVLTYALSSHCPDMRARVAMHLVCPSRYEAAVPDPREPGEFALLRSCQEVFDKLARVAQPGINYALGTNVSYPNNLLRNLAREGANYALVIDVDMVPSEGLWRGLREMLDQSKQWAGTALVVPAFEIRRARRMPTNKNELLQLYQVGEVRPFYYGLCTPCQAPTNYSRWVNLPEETLLRPAYVVPWQDPWEPFYVAGGKVPTFDERFRQYGFNRISQACELHVAGFDFEVLNEGFLVHKGFKEALKFHPQKEAENQHNKILYRQFKQELKAKYPDSPRHC from the exons AGACCAGTATTTCGAGTTCTTTCCCCCGTCCCCGCGGTCCGTGGACCAGGTCAAGGCGCAGCTCCGTACCGCTCTGGCCTCTGGAGGCGTCCTGGACGCCAGTGGCGACTACCGAGTCTACAGGGGCCTCCTGAAGACCACCATGGACCCCAATGATGTGATCCTGGCCACGCATGCCAGCGTAGACAACCTGCTGCACCTGTCGGGCCTGTTGGAGCGCTGGGAGGGCCCGCTATCCGTGTCGGTGTTCGCGGCCACCAAGGAGGAGGCGCAACTAGCCACGGTGCTGACCTACGCGCTGAGCAGCCACTGCCCTGATATGCGCGCCAGGGTGGCCATGCACCTTGTGTGCCCCTCGCGCTATGAGGCCGCTGTGCCCGATCCCCGGGAACCGGGGGAGTTTGCCCTGCTGCGGTCCTGCCAGGAGGTCTTTGACAAGCTAGCCAGGGTGGCCCAGCCCGGGATCAATTATGCGCTGGGCACCAATGTCTCCTACCCTAATAATCTGCTGAGGAATCTGGCCCGTGAGGGGGCCAACTATGCCCTGGTAATCGACGTGGACATGGTGCCCAGCGAGGGGCTATGGAGAGGCCTGAGGGAAATGTTGGATCAGAGCAAGCAGTGGGCGGGCACAGCGCTGGTGGTGCCTGCCTTTGAGATCCGCCGAGCACGCCGCATGCCCACGAACAAGAACGAGCTGTTGCAGCTCTATCAAGTAGGCGAGGTGCGGCCCTTCTATTACGGGCTGTGCACGCCCTGCCAGGCGCCCACCAACTACTCCCGCTGGGTCAACCTGCCGGAAGAGACCTTGCTGAGGCCTGCCTATGTGGTTCCCTGGCAGGACCCCTGGGAACCATTCTACGTGGCCGGAGGCAAGGTGCCCACTTTCGACGAGCGCTTTCGGCAGTACGGCTTCAATCGCATCAGCCAG GCCTGTGAGCTGCACGTGGCAGGATTTGATTTCGAGGTGCTGAACGAAGGTTTCCTGGTTCATAAGGGCTTCAAGGAAGCTTTGAAGTTCCATCCCCAAAAGGAGGCCGAAAATCAGCACAATAAGATCCTTTACCGCCAGTTCAAACAGGAGTTGAAGGCCAAGTACCCCGACTCCCCTCGTCACTGCTGA